In one Ictalurus furcatus strain D&B chromosome 28, Billie_1.0, whole genome shotgun sequence genomic region, the following are encoded:
- the LOC128603225 gene encoding adenylate cyclase type 10-like isoform X3: protein MTKNPITYLITHEDREAFIRCFMIQTAHNKIQANQQREAPNPGLPRLWPTTIMFVYLQFVLTQTDLRFGRQEVSETIAEQMFRCRGKICNVFFFEEGCIFVCAVGLPEDKRQDKTAQAVQAAFRIHETCHQQIDSVSSISIGVATGRVKYKFEQSPLRECCRVYGEKVRGAAELSRSNPGIVSCNEPTKHYSLLPLSTFRPQKWAVQVYYCGDVNQMFVLEPGLSSSEMDSRRLAFANKQTMLDEEWEVVKCASVIGHFNDNNFNFELLKITLPCMNEPELIIHLRSLFRAGVFKCASEPRNVSSTKTCYCENSCEV from the exons ATGACGA aaAACCCAATAACATACCTAATAACACATGAGGACAGAGAAGCCTTCATCCGTTGCTTTATGATTCAAACAGCCCATAACAAG ATACAAGCAAATCAGCAACGGGAAGCCCCCAATCCTGGCCTGCCTAGATTATGgcctaccaccatcatgtttgtGTATCTGCAATTCGTGCTGACTCAGACGGATCTGAGATTCGGTCGTCAAGAAGTCAGCGAAACTATTGCAGAGCAGATGTTCAGGTGCCGTGGGAAAATCTGCAATGTCTTCTTTTTTGAAGAG ggctgtatatttgtgtgtgccGTTGGCTTACCTGAGGATAAGAGACAGGATAAGACTGCTCAAGCAGTGCAGGCTGCCTTCCGGATACATGAGACATGCCACCAACAAATCGACAGTGTTTC GAGTATCTCTATAGGCGTAGCTACAGGAAGAGTCAAGTACAAGTTTGAGCAGAGCCCTTTGAGAGAATGTTGCAGAG TGTATGGAGAGAAAGTGCGTGGGGCTGCAGAGCTGTCGAGGAGTAACCCAGGGATTGTGTCATGTAATGAGCCAACCAAACACTACTCCTTGCTGCCTCTTTCAACCTTTAGGCCTCAAAAGTGGGCTGTGCAAGTGTATTATTGTGGCGATGTCAATCAGAT GTTTGTTCTTGAACCTGGATTGTCATCTAGTGAGATGGACAGCAGGCGATTGG CTTTCGCTAACAAGCAGACAATGCTGGATGAAGAGTGGGAGGTGGTGAAATGTGCCTCTGTTATTGGACACTTCAACGATAACAACTTCAACTTTGAGCTGCTGAAGATCACGCTGCCTTGTATGAATGAACCGGAGCTCATAATCCACCTGAGATCACTGTTTAGAGCGGGCGTCTTCAAGTGTGCCTCAGAGCCCAGGAACGTCTCATCAACCAAGACCTGTTACTGCGAGAACAGCTGCGAAG TTTAG
- the LOC128603225 gene encoding adenylate cyclase type 10-like isoform X2 → MTKNPITYLITHEDREAFIRCFMIQTAHNKIQANQQREAPNPGLPRLWPTTIMFVYLQFVLTQTDLRFGRQEVSETIAEQMFRCRGKICNVFFFEEGCIFVCAVGLPEDKRQDKTAQAVQAAFRIHETCHQQIDSVSSISIGVATGRVKYKFEQSPLRECCRVYGEKVRGAAELSRSNPGIVSCNEPTKHYSLLPLSTFRPQKWAVQVYYCGDVNQMFVLEPGLSSSEMDSRRLAFANKQTMLDEEWEVVKCASVIGHFNDNNFNFELLKITLPCMNEPELIIHLRSLFRAGVFKCASEPRNVSSTKTCYCENSCEDLSGGI, encoded by the exons ATGACGA aaAACCCAATAACATACCTAATAACACATGAGGACAGAGAAGCCTTCATCCGTTGCTTTATGATTCAAACAGCCCATAACAAG ATACAAGCAAATCAGCAACGGGAAGCCCCCAATCCTGGCCTGCCTAGATTATGgcctaccaccatcatgtttgtGTATCTGCAATTCGTGCTGACTCAGACGGATCTGAGATTCGGTCGTCAAGAAGTCAGCGAAACTATTGCAGAGCAGATGTTCAGGTGCCGTGGGAAAATCTGCAATGTCTTCTTTTTTGAAGAG ggctgtatatttgtgtgtgccGTTGGCTTACCTGAGGATAAGAGACAGGATAAGACTGCTCAAGCAGTGCAGGCTGCCTTCCGGATACATGAGACATGCCACCAACAAATCGACAGTGTTTC GAGTATCTCTATAGGCGTAGCTACAGGAAGAGTCAAGTACAAGTTTGAGCAGAGCCCTTTGAGAGAATGTTGCAGAG TGTATGGAGAGAAAGTGCGTGGGGCTGCAGAGCTGTCGAGGAGTAACCCAGGGATTGTGTCATGTAATGAGCCAACCAAACACTACTCCTTGCTGCCTCTTTCAACCTTTAGGCCTCAAAAGTGGGCTGTGCAAGTGTATTATTGTGGCGATGTCAATCAGAT GTTTGTTCTTGAACCTGGATTGTCATCTAGTGAGATGGACAGCAGGCGATTGG CTTTCGCTAACAAGCAGACAATGCTGGATGAAGAGTGGGAGGTGGTGAAATGTGCCTCTGTTATTGGACACTTCAACGATAACAACTTCAACTTTGAGCTGCTGAAGATCACGCTGCCTTGTATGAATGAACCGGAGCTCATAATCCACCTGAGATCACTGTTTAGAGCGGGCGTCTTCAAGTGTGCCTCAGAGCCCAGGAACGTCTCATCAACCAAGACCTGTTACTGCGAGAACAGCTGCGAAG ATTTGTCAGGAGGGATATAG
- the LOC128603214 gene encoding uncharacterized protein LOC128603214, which translates to MERDKQLQEKDRLLEEKTKQLQKQTDPESSAPIRRRNSKERLPPSMSGVTQDSAAPIRRRNSMEGEHPTLGGESSSPHSPVSVPVAELRLVLLGRTGSGKSAAGNTILGREERNQAGTSTDTSTSTQQSESTQGEVAGRKVTVVDTPDWLSPGLSLEKLRQDMGHCVRLSAPGPHAFLLVIPVKQPTGEERGTLEKMEEMFGERCWRNTMIIFSVTDELQKKNIEEFIQAGNQEVLRFVEKCGNRFHCLNIEESGDGSQVSELLEKIEKMVEGSREKFYSSEIYLETESQIRAMETKILKEREEKRIREEMEMKEKIKKEVQDSLRKMEGVIQEHEGDIRQLNDRTSELERKMKEEKDEEKKRELEKELKREVERRTEMEGKVKKLKEKRERERREMEERHQQEMEEIREVYEGEVRMEAERNLMKIILPELQRNILASKTKMQEEFSRQMEVKNRELESFKQRLSELTETHSLLEEVYEKTVRSSSEPERAALTGEASKGMSRRYKDFLLLLLNVSTSNNYYYYYHRQTC; encoded by the exons ATGGAAAGAGACAAACAGCTTCAGGAGAAAGACAGACTTCTAGAGGAGAAAACAAAGCAGCTGCAGAAACAGACAGATCCAGAATCATCAGCCCCCATCAGAAGAAGAAACAGCAAGGAACGGTTACCTCCAAGTA TGAGTGGAGTGACTCAGGACTCTGCAGCACCAATCAGGAGAAGAAACAGTATGGAGGGAGAGCATCCAACAT TGGGTGGAGAATCGTCTAGTCCACATTCTCCAGTGTCGGTTCCTGTAGCAGAACTGAGGCTGGTGCTGCTGGGGAGGACGGGGTCTGGGAAGAGTGCAGCAGGAAACACCATCCTGggcagagaggagaggaaccaGGCTGGTACATCTACAGATACATCTACATCCACCCAGCAGAGTGAGAGCACACAGGGGGAGGTGGCTGGGAGGAAGGTGACTGTGGTGGACACTCCTGACTGGTTGTCTCCTGGACTCTCTCTGGAGAAGCTGAGACAGGACATGGGACACTGTGTCCGTCTGTCTGCTCCAGGACCCCATGCCTTCCTCCTGGTCATACCTGTAAAGCAGCCtacaggagaggagagagggactctggagaaaatggaggagaTGTTTGGAGAGAGATGTTGGAGAAACACCATGATCATATTCAGTGTTACTGATgagcttcagaagaagaacatTGAGGAGTTTATCCAGGCAGGAAACCAGGAGGTCCTGAGATTTGTAGAGAAATGTGGGAACAGGTTTCACTGTCTCAACATTGAGGAGAGTGGAGATGGTTCTCAGGTCTCAGAGCTGCTGGAGAAGATCGAGAAGATGGTGGAAGGAAGCAGAGAGAAATTCTACAGCAGTGAGATCTACCTGGAGACAGAATCTCAGATTAGAGCAATGGAGACAAAGATCCtgaaggaaagagaagagaaaaggatcAGAGAGGAGAtggaaatgaaggaaaaaataaaaaaggaggtGCAGGACTCTCTGAGAAAGATGGAGGGAGTGATCCAGGAGCATGAAGGAGACATCAGACAACTTAATGACCGAACATCTGAACTGgagagaaagatgaaagaagagaaggatgaggagaaaaagagagaacttGAGAAGGAGCTGAAACGAGAGGTAGAGCGAAGGACAGAGATGGAAGGAAAGGTGAagaaactgaaagaaaagagagagagggagaggagagagatggaggagaggcATCAACAGGAGATGGAGGAGATCAGGGAAGTCTATGAAGGAGAGGTCAGGATGGAGGCAGAGAGAAACCTCATGAAGATCATCCTGCCTGAACTCCAGAGAAACATTTTGGCCTCAAAAACGAAGATGCAGGAAGAGTTCAGCAGACAGATGGAGGTGAAGAACAGAGAGCTGGAGAGCTTTAAACAGAGACTTTCAGAGCTCACAGAGACTCACAGTCTGCTTGAAGAGGTTTATGAGAAAACTGTGAGAAGCAGCTCAGAACCAGAGAGAGCAGCTCTAACAGGAGAGGCATCGAAGGGAATGTCTCGGAGATATaaagactttttattattattattaaatgtaagtaccagtaataattattattattattatcaccgGCAAACTTGTTAG
- the LOC128603247 gene encoding phospholipase D1-like, with amino-acid sequence MDLIDRYVNGSGYFADLADALENAKEEIFITDWWLSPEIFLKERPAQNNQWRLDQILKRKAEAGVKVYVLLYKEVPFTISIDSKYSKRALMDLHNNIKV; translated from the exons ATggatttgattgacaggtacGTGAACGGGAGTGGGTATTTTGCGGACCTGGCGGATGCGTTGGAGAACGCGAAGGAGGAGATCTTCATCACTGATTGGTG GTTAAGTCCCGAAATTTTCCTCAAGGAGCGTCCAGCACAGAATAACCAATGGCGTCTTGACCAGATCCTCAAACGCAAAGCC GAGGCAGGTGTAAAGGTTTATGTACTGTTGTACAAAGAGGTTCCATTTACCATCAGCATTGACAGCAAGTACAGTAAGAGAGCCTTGATGGACCTGCACAATAACATCAAGGTGTGA
- the LOC128603225 gene encoding adenylate cyclase type 10-like isoform X1, with amino-acid sequence MTKNPITYLITHEDREAFIRCFMIQTAHNKIQANQQREAPNPGLPRLWPTTIMFVYLQFVLTQTDLRFGRQEVSETIAEQMFRCRGKICNVFFFEEGCIFVCAVGLPEDKRQDKTAQAVQAAFRIHETCHQQIDSVSSISIGVATGRVKYKFEQSPLRECCRVYGEKVRGAAELSRSNPGIVSCNEPTKHYSLLPLSTFRPQKWAVQVYYCGDVNQMFVLEPGLSSSEMDSRRLAFANKQTMLDEEWEVVKCASVIGHFNDNNFNFELLKITLPCMNEPELIIHLRSLFRAGVFKCASEPRNVSSTKTCYCENSCEDLLQNVSGLEADAGAGQSLY; translated from the exons ATGACGA aaAACCCAATAACATACCTAATAACACATGAGGACAGAGAAGCCTTCATCCGTTGCTTTATGATTCAAACAGCCCATAACAAG ATACAAGCAAATCAGCAACGGGAAGCCCCCAATCCTGGCCTGCCTAGATTATGgcctaccaccatcatgtttgtGTATCTGCAATTCGTGCTGACTCAGACGGATCTGAGATTCGGTCGTCAAGAAGTCAGCGAAACTATTGCAGAGCAGATGTTCAGGTGCCGTGGGAAAATCTGCAATGTCTTCTTTTTTGAAGAG ggctgtatatttgtgtgtgccGTTGGCTTACCTGAGGATAAGAGACAGGATAAGACTGCTCAAGCAGTGCAGGCTGCCTTCCGGATACATGAGACATGCCACCAACAAATCGACAGTGTTTC GAGTATCTCTATAGGCGTAGCTACAGGAAGAGTCAAGTACAAGTTTGAGCAGAGCCCTTTGAGAGAATGTTGCAGAG TGTATGGAGAGAAAGTGCGTGGGGCTGCAGAGCTGTCGAGGAGTAACCCAGGGATTGTGTCATGTAATGAGCCAACCAAACACTACTCCTTGCTGCCTCTTTCAACCTTTAGGCCTCAAAAGTGGGCTGTGCAAGTGTATTATTGTGGCGATGTCAATCAGAT GTTTGTTCTTGAACCTGGATTGTCATCTAGTGAGATGGACAGCAGGCGATTGG CTTTCGCTAACAAGCAGACAATGCTGGATGAAGAGTGGGAGGTGGTGAAATGTGCCTCTGTTATTGGACACTTCAACGATAACAACTTCAACTTTGAGCTGCTGAAGATCACGCTGCCTTGTATGAATGAACCGGAGCTCATAATCCACCTGAGATCACTGTTTAGAGCGGGCGTCTTCAAGTGTGCCTCAGAGCCCAGGAACGTCTCATCAACCAAGACCTGTTACTGCGAGAACAGCTGCGAAG ACTTGTTACAAAACGtatcgggactggaggcggatgcaggtgcaggtcaaagtctttattaa
- the LOC128603237 gene encoding adenylate cyclase type 10-like — protein sequence MNFLLYAGFVFRPFEECLAFVEESRSDANLEADKSLMLHLYSAVALWYARLENWEMFAVFFDNAYTVYTQIPTSIESISGGVILLECSILLFRKELTDCNRQRRITLKKSQKLFSDFTQRFGKSHIFGPRVLHLNAYLHQLTGRETLAQDLFKEALVLCEEQGNLLEQKWIRQSQVDCSGACSHTPAEWSTAVLSMPRWDKAVKLQPEELLNYHLTIAN from the exons ATGAACTTCTTGCTGTATGCTG GATTTGTATTCAGACCATTCGAGGAGTGTTTGGCTTTTGTGGAAGAATCTCGGTCAGATGCTAACCTAGAAGCTGATAAGAGTCTGATGCTGCATCTTTACTCTGCAGTGGCTCTGTG gtatgCACGGCTGGAAAACTGGGAGATGTTTGCAGTCTTCTTTGATAATGCGTATACAGTGTACACTCAGATTCCAACCTCCATTGAGTCCATCAGTGGTGGGGTCATTCTCCTGGAGTGCAGCATCCTACTCTTCAGGAAAGAACTGACTGATTGCAACCGTCAAAGAAGGATTACccttaaaaaatcacaaaag CTCTTTTCAGACTTCACACAACGTTTTGGAAAAAGTCACATCTTTGGCCCCCGTGTGTTGCACCTGAATGCTTACCTACACCAGCTGACTGGAAGGGAAACACTAGCGCAGGACCTCTTCAAGGAAGCTCTGGTGCTGTGTGAGGAACAGGGCAACCTTCTAGAACAGAAATGGATCAGGCAGAGCCAG GTTGACTGCTCTGGTGCATGCAGCCACACTCCAGCAGAGTGGTCTACAGCTGTTCTGAGCATGCCCAGATGGGACAAAGCAGTAAAACTCCAGCCTGAGGAGCTGCTTAACTATCACTTAACTATCGCTAACTAA